A genomic segment from Pseudoduganella chitinolytica encodes:
- the trpC gene encoding indole-3-glycerol phosphate synthase TrpC, whose translation MSDILNKILAVKADEVAAAKKHRGLASLRDEVERDTALRAGLRGFEANLRRQIDAGKAGVIAEVKKASPSKGVLRADFQPAAIAASYESGGAACLSVLTDEQFFQGSAQYLQLARAACAIPVLRKDFLVDMYQVYEARAMGADCILLIVAALDHGLMAEMEACAHELGMDVLIESHDGDELAAALKLQSNLIGINNRNLRTFDVTLDTTLNLLDRIPQERMVITESGILNGDDVARMRAADVHAFLVGEAFMRAADPGAELHRLFA comes from the coding sequence ATGTCCGATATCCTCAACAAAATCCTGGCCGTGAAGGCCGACGAAGTGGCGGCGGCGAAAAAACACCGCGGCCTGGCCAGCCTGCGCGACGAAGTGGAACGCGATACCGCGTTGCGCGCCGGGCTGCGCGGCTTCGAGGCGAACCTGCGCCGTCAGATCGATGCGGGCAAGGCCGGCGTCATCGCGGAAGTCAAGAAGGCCTCGCCGTCGAAAGGCGTGCTGCGGGCGGACTTCCAGCCCGCTGCCATCGCCGCCAGCTACGAAAGCGGCGGTGCCGCATGCCTGTCCGTGCTGACGGACGAGCAGTTCTTCCAGGGCAGCGCCCAGTACCTGCAGCTGGCCCGCGCGGCCTGCGCCATCCCCGTGCTGCGCAAGGACTTCCTGGTCGACATGTACCAGGTCTACGAAGCGCGTGCGATGGGCGCCGACTGCATCCTGCTGATCGTGGCGGCACTGGACCACGGCCTGATGGCGGAAATGGAGGCCTGTGCGCACGAGCTGGGCATGGATGTGCTGATCGAATCGCACGACGGCGACGAACTGGCGGCCGCGCTGAAGCTGCAAAGTAACCTCATTGGCATCAACAACCGCAACCTGCGCACGTTCGACGTGACGCTGGACACCACGCTGAACCTGCTCGACCGCATTCCGCAGGAACGCATGGTGATTACGGAATCGGGCATCCTGAACGGCGACGACGTGGCACGCATGCGCGCCGCCGACGTGCATGCCTTCCTCGTCGGCGAAGCCTTCATGCGCGCCGCCGATCCGGGCGCCGAATTGCACCGGCTGTTCGCCTGA
- a CDS encoding (2Fe-2S)-binding protein: MVTLNINGRDMQVDADPATPILWALRDNLNMTGTKFGCGAALCGACTVHLEGQPIRSCITPISAAVGQKITTIEAMEGDKVGKAVQDAWVRHDVPQCGYCQSGQVMSATALLRTNKAPTDADIDSAMAGNICRCGTYQRIRAAIKDAAKTLA, encoded by the coding sequence ATGGTGACCTTGAACATCAACGGCCGCGACATGCAAGTCGACGCCGACCCGGCAACCCCCATCCTGTGGGCCCTGCGCGACAACCTCAACATGACCGGCACCAAGTTCGGCTGCGGCGCCGCGCTGTGCGGCGCCTGCACCGTGCACCTCGAGGGCCAGCCGATCCGCTCATGCATCACGCCCATCTCCGCCGCCGTCGGCCAGAAGATCACGACGATCGAGGCGATGGAAGGCGACAAGGTCGGCAAGGCGGTGCAGGATGCGTGGGTGCGGCACGACGTGCCGCAATGCGGCTACTGTCAGAGCGGCCAGGTGATGAGTGCCACCGCGCTGCTGCGCACCAACAAGGCGCCCACCGACGCCGATATCGACAGCGCCATGGCCGGCAATATCTGCCGCTGCGGCACCTACCAACGCATCCGCGCGGCGATCAAGGATGCCGCCAAGACCCTGGCCTGA
- a CDS encoding UbiH/UbiF family hydroxylase: MNKSSTLSSKQHVQTAVCIVGNGAIAKTAALAFAQAGQSVTLLGPPPVTPPDGLEPSWDVRVYALNHTAQALLASLKVWGALDAGRVAPVDAMIVKGDGEQPGHINFDAYGAHADTLAWIVEDRNLNQALDAALRFAQNVHVVSGRAVALHTTAEGASVQLDDGSAIRAALVVGADGAQSWVRGQCDIGLDYKPYNQKGVVANFDCELPHHGAALQWFTCTRGIVALLPLPGNRVSLVWSAPDALADTLCSEGAQALADRLAEFAGPKLGKLTPVQPEAVRAFPLTLMRPHSLVAERVALVGDAAHVVHPLAGHGMNLGFGDVRDLVQAVTAREEHRSIGDDRVLARYARARKEEVLAMQVTTDGLHRLFTANLEPVRIVRNLGLNLLDKLPVVKRQLMSHALGRH; the protein is encoded by the coding sequence ATGAACAAGTCCTCCACTCTCTCCAGCAAGCAGCACGTGCAGACCGCGGTCTGCATCGTCGGTAACGGCGCCATCGCCAAGACGGCCGCCCTGGCGTTCGCCCAGGCCGGGCAGAGCGTCACGCTGCTCGGGCCGCCGCCGGTCACGCCGCCGGATGGGCTGGAGCCCAGCTGGGACGTGCGGGTATATGCGCTGAACCATACGGCGCAGGCGCTGCTGGCGTCGCTCAAGGTGTGGGGCGCGCTCGATGCCGGCCGCGTGGCGCCGGTGGACGCGATGATCGTCAAGGGCGACGGCGAACAGCCGGGCCACATCAATTTCGATGCCTATGGTGCCCACGCCGACACGCTGGCGTGGATCGTCGAGGACCGCAACCTGAACCAGGCGCTGGACGCGGCGCTGCGCTTCGCGCAGAACGTGCACGTCGTCAGCGGCCGCGCGGTGGCGTTGCACACGACGGCCGAAGGGGCCAGCGTGCAGCTCGACGACGGCAGCGCGATCCGGGCCGCGCTGGTCGTGGGCGCGGACGGCGCGCAGTCGTGGGTGCGCGGCCAGTGCGATATCGGCCTCGATTACAAGCCGTACAACCAGAAGGGCGTCGTCGCCAATTTCGACTGCGAGCTGCCGCACCATGGCGCCGCGCTGCAGTGGTTCACGTGCACGCGCGGCATCGTGGCGCTGCTGCCGCTGCCGGGCAACCGTGTCTCGCTGGTGTGGTCCGCTCCGGACGCATTGGCCGACACGCTGTGCAGCGAGGGCGCGCAGGCGCTGGCCGACCGGCTGGCCGAATTCGCCGGTCCCAAGCTGGGCAAGCTGACGCCCGTCCAGCCCGAAGCGGTGCGGGCCTTCCCCTTGACCCTGATGCGGCCGCACTCGCTGGTGGCCGAGCGCGTGGCGCTGGTCGGCGACGCCGCCCACGTCGTGCATCCGCTGGCCGGCCACGGCATGAACCTGGGCTTCGGCGACGTGCGCGACCTGGTGCAGGCGGTCACCGCGCGCGAGGAACACCGCTCGATCGGCGACGACCGTGTGCTGGCCCGCTATGCCCGCGCGCGCAAGGAGGAGGTGCTGGCGATGCAGGTCACGACGGACGGCCTGCACCGTTTGTTTACCGCCAACCTCGAGCCCGTGCGCATCGTGCGCAATTTGGGGCTAAACTTGCTGGACAAATTACCGGTCGTGAAGCGGCAGCTGATGTCGCATGCGCTCGGCAGGCACTGA
- a CDS encoding nucleotidyltransferase family protein — protein MADVVGILLAAGRGRRFDPQGQRNKLLQPLADGDVVAAASARHLLAALPRVIAVVRADDDATAALLAGAGCEVTRCADADTGMAASLVHGLRAAPQAAGWVVALADMPRVQPATIAALRQAVAEGADIAAPVHQGKRGNPVAFGRRHLPELLALSGDRGARGIVSNHPVNEVCVDDAGILLDIDTPTDL, from the coding sequence ATGGCGGACGTCGTCGGCATTTTGCTGGCGGCCGGGCGTGGCCGCCGGTTCGACCCGCAAGGGCAGCGCAACAAGCTGCTGCAGCCGCTGGCCGACGGCGACGTCGTCGCGGCGGCCAGCGCGCGCCACCTGCTGGCCGCACTGCCGCGCGTGATCGCGGTGGTGCGGGCCGACGACGACGCCACCGCCGCCCTGCTTGCCGGGGCGGGCTGCGAAGTGACGCGCTGCGCCGATGCGGATACCGGCATGGCCGCGTCGCTCGTGCATGGCTTGCGCGCCGCACCGCAGGCCGCCGGCTGGGTGGTGGCGTTGGCCGACATGCCGCGCGTGCAGCCGGCCACGATCGCCGCGCTGCGCCAGGCGGTGGCGGAGGGCGCGGACATCGCGGCACCTGTCCACCAGGGAAAACGGGGCAATCCGGTGGCCTTCGGCCGCCGCCACTTGCCCGAGCTGCTTGCGCTGTCCGGAGACCGCGGCGCGCGCGGCATCGTCAGCAACCATCCCGTCAACGAAGTGTGCGTGGACGATGCGGGCATCCTGCTCGATATCGATACGCCAACCGATCTATGA
- a CDS encoding DsbC family protein, translated as MKLLKTAFAIASLMVLTHAGAQNSVEATIRKNVEPKLGENVKIDSIRETPYGGLYEVRVGNDVRYTDKTGSYLIVGHVFNLKTNEDLTQTRLDDLNKIKFSDLPLDLAIKTVKGNGKRVIAVFEDPNCGYCKRFRQQTLSQVDNVTIYTYLYNILSPDSAVKSKNVWCSADRAKAWDDWMLNNKAAPAAPANCSTPNDKVFALGQKLNVNGTPAVFFADGTRIPGAIDLKTLEARMATAKQ; from the coding sequence ATGAAACTGCTGAAAACCGCTTTTGCCATCGCCTCGCTGATGGTGCTCACCCACGCCGGCGCCCAGAACAGCGTCGAGGCGACGATCCGCAAGAACGTCGAACCGAAGCTGGGCGAGAACGTCAAGATCGACTCGATCCGCGAGACGCCGTATGGCGGCCTGTACGAAGTCCGCGTCGGCAACGACGTGCGCTATACCGACAAGACGGGTTCCTACCTGATCGTCGGCCACGTCTTCAACCTGAAGACGAACGAGGACCTGACGCAGACCCGCCTCGATGACCTGAACAAGATCAAGTTCTCCGACCTGCCGCTCGACCTGGCCATCAAGACCGTCAAGGGCAATGGCAAGCGCGTCATCGCCGTGTTCGAGGACCCGAACTGCGGCTACTGCAAGCGCTTCCGCCAGCAGACGCTGAGCCAGGTCGACAACGTCACGATCTATACCTACCTGTACAACATCCTGTCGCCCGATTCGGCCGTCAAGTCGAAGAACGTGTGGTGCTCGGCCGATCGCGCCAAGGCGTGGGACGACTGGATGCTGAACAACAAGGCCGCGCCGGCCGCGCCGGCCAACTGCAGCACGCCAAACGACAAGGTGTTCGCCCTGGGCCAGAAGCTGAACGTGAACGGCACCCCGGCGGTCTTCTTCGCCGACGGCACCCGCATCCCGGGCGCGATCGACCTGAAGACGCTGGAAGCGCGCATGGCGACGGCCAAGCAGTAA
- a CDS encoding SCO family protein: MGRRADALLCAALACTGLAHAMAASPPRQQFVAPAPGSYRLEAIQAAPDGEVLAPDGAAGPLRRYTTGKVTLLSFMYTYCVDPVGCPLAFETFSKLRTRLLAKPAEARRVRFVSLSFDPTNDTPTALRHYAGPLASPTSALRWHFLTTRNVAALRPIIDGFGQDVAVTLDEQGRPTRLYNHLLKVFLIDGRGRVREIYTTAYLMPDVILNDIRTLLLEP, from the coding sequence GTGGGCCGTCGCGCTGACGCCTTGTTGTGCGCCGCGCTGGCCTGCACGGGCCTGGCGCATGCAATGGCGGCAAGCCCGCCGCGCCAGCAATTCGTCGCACCCGCGCCCGGCAGCTACCGGCTGGAAGCGATCCAGGCCGCGCCCGATGGCGAAGTGCTCGCGCCGGACGGCGCCGCAGGGCCGCTGCGCCGCTACACGACGGGCAAGGTAACGCTGCTCAGCTTCATGTACACGTATTGCGTCGACCCGGTCGGCTGCCCGCTGGCGTTCGAGACCTTCTCCAAGCTGCGTACCCGGCTGCTGGCGAAGCCTGCCGAGGCACGGCGGGTGCGCTTCGTCAGCCTGTCGTTCGACCCCACCAACGACACGCCCACGGCGCTGCGCCACTATGCCGGCCCGCTGGCCTCGCCCACCAGCGCGCTGCGCTGGCATTTCCTCACCACGCGCAACGTCGCCGCGCTGCGCCCCATCATCGATGGCTTCGGGCAGGACGTGGCGGTCACCTTGGACGAGCAAGGCCGGCCGACCCGGCTCTACAACCACCTGTTGAAGGTGTTCCTGATCGATGGGCGAGGGCGGGTGCGGGAAATCTACACGACGGCTTACCTGATGCCGGATGTGATCCTGAACGATATCCGGACGTTGTTGCTGGAGCCGTGA
- a CDS encoding xanthine dehydrogenase family protein molybdopterin-binding subunit, whose protein sequence is MRKEWFKENGLATLAGGETGGVSRRGFIKAAGAGLVLGFTFTGGGRMARAAGIPQAAQQPNAFLRIAPDNTITVQVNRLEFGQGVHTALPMLIAEELDADWSQIRGVLAPAGEAYKDPAFGIQITGGSGSVAHSWVQYREIGAKARAMLVAAAAQQWGTTPNQVKAARGVLTGPGGRKATYGEMAEAAARQPVPANVVLKNVEDFRFIGKPMPRLDARAKSNGSQQFGMDFKPEGTKVAVVVRPPVFGAKVKSFDAAAAKALRGVVAVERVALDRGAEGIAVIADGYWPAKQGRDVLKVEWDTSGVEKVDTARQFAAFRALAAKPGTVAKQADTSKLAAAPKKIDAVYEFPYLAHAPMEPLNCVVDLKADGCTIWAGSQFQTMDQAAAAKTAGLQPEQVTLHTMMAGGGFGRRATPSSDYIVEAVNVAKAYRASGKSGPVKVIWSREDDIKGGYYRPAHVHRAALGLDGKGNIVGWDHTIVGQSIITGSAFEPMMVKNGVDNTMVEGMGEPYKVSLNLSVHNAKANVPVLWWRSVGSTHTAFVMETLIDEAAHAAGMDPVAYRKKLIPADHQRHHLALDLAIGKSGYGKKKLPKGQAWGVALHESFGTVVAYVVTASIDKGVPKLHTVTAGVHCNQAVNPLTIQAQVEGAVLMAVGTTLPGAAITLKDGVVEQSQLSDYAVARMPDMPQVVVHIVPSTEPPTGMGEPGFPPLAPAFANAIYRLTGKRLRKLPFDLATAVKV, encoded by the coding sequence ATGCGCAAGGAATGGTTCAAGGAAAACGGACTGGCGACCCTGGCCGGTGGCGAGACCGGCGGCGTTTCGCGGCGCGGCTTCATCAAGGCGGCAGGCGCGGGCCTGGTGCTGGGCTTCACGTTCACGGGCGGCGGCCGCATGGCGCGCGCCGCCGGCATCCCCCAGGCGGCGCAGCAGCCGAATGCGTTCCTGCGCATCGCGCCGGACAACACCATCACCGTGCAGGTCAACCGGCTGGAGTTCGGCCAGGGCGTGCACACGGCGCTGCCGATGCTGATCGCCGAGGAGCTCGATGCCGACTGGTCGCAGATCCGCGGCGTGCTGGCGCCGGCCGGCGAGGCGTACAAGGACCCCGCCTTCGGCATCCAGATCACGGGCGGCAGCGGCAGCGTCGCGCACTCGTGGGTGCAGTACCGCGAGATCGGCGCCAAGGCGCGCGCGATGCTGGTCGCGGCGGCCGCGCAGCAGTGGGGCACCACGCCGAACCAGGTCAAGGCGGCGCGCGGCGTGCTGACGGGACCGGGCGGGCGCAAGGCCACCTACGGCGAGATGGCGGAGGCCGCCGCCAGGCAGCCGGTGCCGGCGAACGTCGTGCTGAAGAACGTCGAGGACTTCCGCTTCATCGGCAAGCCCATGCCGCGCCTGGATGCGCGCGCCAAGTCGAACGGCAGCCAGCAGTTCGGCATGGACTTCAAGCCGGAAGGCACGAAGGTGGCTGTCGTCGTGCGTCCGCCCGTGTTCGGCGCGAAGGTGAAATCGTTCGACGCGGCCGCCGCGAAAGCGCTGCGCGGCGTGGTGGCGGTCGAGCGCGTGGCGCTGGACCGGGGCGCCGAGGGCATCGCCGTGATCGCGGATGGCTACTGGCCCGCCAAGCAGGGCCGCGATGTGCTGAAGGTCGAGTGGGACACGAGCGGTGTCGAGAAGGTCGACACCGCCAGGCAGTTCGCCGCGTTCCGCGCGCTGGCCGCCAAGCCGGGCACCGTGGCGAAGCAGGCCGACACGTCGAAGCTGGCCGCCGCGCCGAAGAAAATCGATGCCGTGTACGAGTTCCCGTACCTGGCGCACGCGCCGATGGAACCGCTGAACTGCGTGGTGGACCTGAAGGCCGATGGCTGCACCATCTGGGCCGGCAGCCAGTTCCAGACGATGGACCAGGCGGCAGCGGCAAAGACGGCCGGCCTGCAGCCCGAACAGGTCACCTTGCACACGATGATGGCGGGCGGCGGCTTCGGCCGGCGCGCCACGCCGTCGTCGGACTACATCGTCGAGGCGGTCAACGTGGCCAAGGCCTACAGGGCGAGCGGCAAGTCAGGCCCCGTGAAAGTGATCTGGAGCCGCGAGGACGACATCAAGGGCGGCTACTACCGCCCCGCGCACGTGCACCGCGCCGCGCTGGGCCTGGACGGCAAGGGCAATATCGTCGGCTGGGACCACACCATCGTGGGCCAGTCCATCATCACCGGCTCCGCCTTCGAGCCGATGATGGTCAAGAACGGCGTGGACAATACGATGGTGGAAGGGATGGGCGAGCCATACAAGGTTTCCCTGAACCTCTCGGTGCACAACGCCAAGGCCAACGTGCCGGTGCTGTGGTGGCGCTCGGTCGGTTCCACCCATACGGCATTCGTGATGGAGACGTTGATCGACGAAGCGGCGCATGCGGCCGGCATGGATCCGGTGGCCTACCGCAAGAAGCTGATTCCGGCGGACCACCAGCGCCACCACCTGGCGCTGGACCTGGCGATCGGCAAGTCCGGCTACGGCAAGAAGAAGCTGCCGAAAGGGCAGGCCTGGGGCGTGGCGCTGCACGAATCGTTCGGCACGGTCGTCGCGTACGTGGTCACGGCTTCCATCGACAAGGGCGTGCCGAAGCTGCACACGGTCACCGCCGGCGTGCATTGCAACCAGGCCGTCAATCCGCTGACGATCCAGGCGCAGGTGGAGGGCGCCGTGCTGATGGCCGTCGGCACCACGCTGCCGGGCGCCGCCATCACGCTCAAGGACGGCGTGGTCGAACAAAGCCAGCTGTCCGATTACGCGGTCGCGCGCATGCCGGACATGCCGCAGGTCGTCGTGCACATCGTGCCCTCGACCGAGCCGCCGACCGGCATGGGCGAACCGGGCTTCCCGCCGCTGGCGCCGGCGTTCGCCAACGCCATCTACCGGCTGACGGGCAAGCGCCTGCGCAAGCTGCCGTTCGACCTGGCCACGGCCGTCAAGGTGTGA
- a CDS encoding LysE family translocator: MFGIHDLTLFIVSGLLLNIMPGPDSLLIMTRSATQGWRAGCVTALGIGAGTMVHVLAAAVGLSALLATSATAFNVVKWVGAAYIVWCGIGMLRAKANPTPDAGVREECSPACEHRCAGKEQCSLKPLLRPAGSDPRVTPLGEKAAPMRRIFFQGFLTNVLNPKVALFFLAFVPQFIALDAPNKPLAFIILGCIFNFNGMLWCNGLAVFTAFASARLKVKPRVALWLNRVTGGLFLMLGARLALAERN, from the coding sequence ATGTTCGGCATCCACGACCTGACGCTGTTCATCGTTTCCGGGCTGCTGCTGAACATCATGCCCGGTCCGGACTCCCTCCTCATCATGACGCGCAGTGCCACGCAGGGCTGGCGCGCCGGCTGCGTCACCGCGCTCGGCATCGGCGCCGGCACGATGGTGCACGTGCTGGCGGCGGCCGTCGGGCTGTCGGCGCTGCTGGCCACCTCCGCGACGGCGTTCAATGTCGTCAAGTGGGTAGGTGCCGCGTACATCGTGTGGTGCGGGATCGGCATGCTGCGGGCCAAAGCCAACCCAACACCGGATGCCGGGGTCAGGGAGGAGTGCTCGCCTGCATGCGAGCACCGCTGCGCAGGCAAAGAGCAATGCTCCTTGAAACCCCTGCTGCGCCCCGCCGGGTCTGACCCCAGGGTTACGCCGTTGGGTGAAAAAGCCGCGCCGATGCGTCGTATTTTTTTTCAGGGCTTCCTGACCAATGTCCTGAACCCGAAAGTCGCGCTGTTCTTCCTGGCCTTCGTGCCGCAGTTCATCGCGCTCGATGCCCCCAACAAACCGCTCGCCTTCATCATCCTGGGCTGCATCTTCAACTTCAACGGCATGTTGTGGTGTAACGGCCTGGCCGTGTTCACGGCATTTGCCAGCGCGCGCCTGAAGGTGAAACCGCGCGTGGCGCTGTGGCTGAACCGCGTGACGGGCGGCCTGTTTTTGATGCTGGGCGCCCGCCTGGCGCTGGCCGAGCGCAATTAA
- a CDS encoding M61 family metallopeptidase, with protein sequence MMKKKKTTSQAPAIAYAIAAKDLAAHLFQVTLTVQAPAADGQVLALPAWIPGSYMIREFSRNIVQIRAEADGRAVPLTKLDKHSWQAPPVTGPLVVVYDVYAWDLSVRAAHLDQTHGFFNGTSVFLRVLGQEDVPHVVDIRQPEHEAARAWRVATALPELKARRYGFGTYVAADYDELIDSPVEMGDFALATFTAHGVPHDVVVTGRVPNLDLERLCADLKAICETQVAFFEPKTKQAPMDRYVFMTLAVGDGYGGLEHRASTALICARADLPTTAQRGKDRSEGYVKFLGLCSHEYFHTWNVKRIKPAVFAPYDLQVENYTPLLWLFEGFTSYYDDLFLVRSGMITEQQYYKMLGKAVGGVLRGAGRTRQSVADSSFDAWGKYYRQDENAPNAIVSYYAKGSLIGLALDLTIRTKTAGKRSLDDIMLALWQRYGRDFYPDGRRGVTPGDVEALFDEISGMKLKPFFEKYIRGTEDVPLAKLLAPFGVKYTDERKGDKPSLDANIGREGADCKLSAVHEGGAAHRAGLSAGDLLVAIDGLRVTGNPSNLEGLLGRYKVGDTVQVHAFRRDELMTFAVQLQGDRVPGITLAIDTARKLDVVRPTMARPTMPRPALPRARGG encoded by the coding sequence ATGATGAAAAAGAAAAAAACCACCAGCCAGGCACCGGCCATCGCCTATGCCATCGCCGCGAAGGATCTCGCGGCCCACCTGTTCCAGGTCACGCTGACCGTGCAGGCACCCGCCGCCGACGGCCAGGTGCTGGCGCTGCCGGCCTGGATTCCGGGCAGCTACATGATCCGCGAGTTCTCCCGCAACATCGTGCAGATCCGCGCCGAGGCGGATGGCCGCGCCGTGCCGCTGACGAAGCTGGACAAGCATTCGTGGCAGGCGCCGCCCGTGACGGGCCCGCTGGTGGTGGTGTACGACGTGTATGCCTGGGACCTGTCCGTGCGCGCGGCGCACCTGGACCAGACGCACGGGTTCTTCAACGGCACCAGCGTGTTCCTGCGCGTGCTGGGCCAGGAGGACGTGCCGCACGTCGTCGACATCCGCCAGCCGGAGCATGAGGCGGCGCGCGCGTGGCGCGTGGCCACGGCGCTGCCGGAGCTGAAGGCGCGGCGCTACGGCTTCGGCACCTATGTCGCGGCGGACTACGACGAATTGATCGACAGCCCCGTCGAGATGGGCGACTTCGCGCTGGCGACGTTTACGGCGCACGGGGTGCCGCACGACGTGGTCGTCACGGGCCGCGTGCCGAACCTGGACCTGGAGCGCCTGTGCGCCGACCTGAAGGCCATCTGCGAAACCCAGGTCGCCTTCTTCGAGCCGAAGACGAAGCAGGCGCCGATGGACCGCTACGTGTTCATGACGCTGGCCGTGGGCGACGGCTACGGCGGCCTGGAACACCGCGCCTCGACGGCGCTGATCTGCGCCCGCGCCGACCTGCCGACCACGGCGCAGCGCGGCAAGGACCGCAGCGAGGGTTACGTCAAGTTCCTCGGCTTGTGCAGCCACGAGTACTTCCACACCTGGAATGTCAAGCGCATCAAGCCGGCCGTGTTCGCGCCGTACGACCTGCAGGTGGAGAACTACACCCCGCTGCTGTGGTTGTTCGAAGGCTTCACCAGCTACTACGACGACCTGTTCCTCGTCCGCAGCGGCATGATCACGGAACAGCAGTACTACAAGATGCTGGGCAAGGCCGTCGGCGGCGTGCTGCGCGGTGCCGGCCGCACCAGGCAGAGCGTGGCCGACTCCAGCTTCGACGCCTGGGGCAAGTACTACCGCCAGGACGAGAACGCGCCGAACGCCATCGTCAGCTATTACGCCAAGGGGTCGCTGATCGGCCTCGCGCTGGACCTGACCATCCGCACGAAAACGGCGGGCAAGCGCTCGCTGGACGACATCATGCTGGCGCTGTGGCAGCGCTACGGCCGCGACTTCTATCCGGATGGCCGCCGTGGCGTCACCCCGGGCGACGTGGAAGCGCTGTTCGACGAGATCAGCGGCATGAAGCTCAAGCCGTTCTTTGAAAAATACATCCGCGGCACGGAGGACGTGCCGCTGGCGAAGCTGCTGGCGCCATTCGGCGTCAAGTACACGGACGAGCGCAAGGGCGACAAGCCCAGCCTGGACGCGAACATCGGCCGCGAAGGTGCGGACTGCAAGCTGTCCGCTGTCCACGAGGGCGGTGCGGCGCACCGGGCCGGCCTGTCGGCAGGCGACCTGCTGGTTGCCATCGACGGCCTGCGCGTGACGGGCAATCCGTCCAACCTGGAGGGGCTGCTGGGCCGCTACAAGGTAGGCGACACGGTGCAGGTGCACGCGTTCCGGCGCGACGAGCTGATGACGTTTGCCGTGCAGTTGCAGGGCGACCGGGTACCGGGCATCACGCTGGCCATCGACACGGCGCGCAAGCTCGATGTCGTTCGGCCTACGATGGCGCGGCCGACGATGCCGCGGCCGGCGCTGCCGCGCGCCCGCGGAGGATGA
- a CDS encoding DUF1579 domain-containing protein gives MALSLDPAAPRDFDFIIGDWQVRHRRLRSRLAGCTDWETFDGYSSTVKTLGGFGNLEDNLLDFPGGAFRAIAVRSYCREAGTWSIWWLDGRNPTALDVPVTGRFADNVGLFYADDVLDGQPIRVRFTWLAQPGANPRWEQAFSNDGGETWETNWTMEFVPAGV, from the coding sequence ATGGCACTGTCCCTCGACCCCGCGGCACCGCGCGACTTCGACTTCATCATCGGCGACTGGCAGGTGCGCCACCGGCGCCTGCGCTCGCGCCTGGCCGGCTGCACCGACTGGGAAACGTTCGACGGTTACTCGTCGACCGTCAAGACGCTGGGCGGCTTTGGCAACCTGGAAGACAACCTGCTGGACTTCCCCGGCGGCGCCTTCCGCGCCATCGCCGTGCGCTCCTACTGCCGCGAGGCGGGGACGTGGTCGATCTGGTGGCTGGACGGACGCAACCCGACGGCGCTGGACGTGCCGGTGACGGGACGGTTTGCCGACAACGTCGGCCTGTTCTACGCCGACGACGTGCTGGACGGCCAGCCGATCCGCGTGCGCTTCACGTGGCTGGCGCAGCCCGGTGCGAATCCGCGCTGGGAGCAGGCGTTCTCCAACGATGGCGGGGAAACCTGGGAGACCAACTGGACGATGGAGTTCGTGCCGGCTGGGGTATGA